The following are encoded together in the Sphaerodactylus townsendi isolate TG3544 linkage group LG14, MPM_Stown_v2.3, whole genome shotgun sequence genome:
- the LOC125443566 gene encoding cholesteryl ester transfer protein: MLRTLVVLVALGSTSLACTFEQPSSFRNTGIVSRITKRAALVLNQQTARMIQAVFRHATYPNITGEKSMRFLGKVAYGLTNIHIDNLTIGNSEVDFKDSIDLEIQNVSASFKGTLSYGYIGAWRLKFTHVIDFEIESSIDLQINTKLMCKKELLAVDTSDCYLTFHKLILHLQGEKDPGWLKQLFTDFISFTLKLVLKRQVCKEINFLADLLAEYVQDTAASFLRDRDIGVDISLASFPVIKANYLETHHKGLLLYRNYSDSFHDSEFSPSLLSESRMLYFWFSEHVLSSLLSAAFLDDRLMLTFTGEELKEMFENEELESDQEIVQEIFLGASYNDSLAKVWSLSLPQITLQPKGALVKSTVAVELSVSLHREEIPLIIYLEQGVTATVQASYVQNRLDLHLSEVLLEPQMIRCSSDVAVINETLRYILEKVITVAGIPEVISKIESTLTSLMNSRGLDLFDLRDSEIITRNGYFIIQIDFDFPHSWIREFLQRNLL; the protein is encoded by the exons ATGCTGAGGACGCTGGTGGTTTTGGTAGCTCTTGGCAGCACCTCTTTGGCCTGTACCTTTGAGCAGCCCTCCTCTTTCAGAAACACAGGGATTGTCTCCAGGATCACCAAGAGGGCTGCACTAGTGC TCAATCAGCAAACGGCACGGATGATTCAAGCAGTGTTTCGTCATGCGACCTATCCTAATATCACAGGGGAGAAGTCCATGCGGTTTCTTGGCAAAGTGGCTTATGGATTGACAAA CATCCACATTGATAACCTGACCATAGGAAACAGTGAGGTAGACTTCAAGGACTCCATTGATTTGGAAATCCAGaatgtctcagcctccttcaAAGGAACTCTGAGCTATGGCTATATAGGTGCCTGGAG GCTGAAATTCACTCATGTGATTGACTTTGAAATTGAATCTTCCATTGACCTCCAAATAAACACTAAACTGA TGTGTAAAAAAGAGCTCCTGGCAGTTGATACCTCAGATTGCTACCTGACCTTCCACAAGCTGATCTTGCACCTCCAGGGAGAgaaaga TCCAGGATGGCTAAAACAGctttttacagacttcatctcctTTACCTTGAAGCTGGTTCTCAAACGCCAG gTGTGCAAGGAAATTAACTTTCTCGCTGACCTGCTGGCTGAGTACGTTCAGGACACCGCAG CATCTTTCCTCCGAGATAGAGATATAGGAGTTGACATTTCTCTGGCATCATTTCCAGTGATAAAAGCAAATTATCTGGAAACACACCATAAG GGCCTCCTCCTCTACAGGAACTATTCGGACAGCTTCCATGATTCTGAATTTTCCCCGTCTCTACTGTCCGAATCCAGAATGCTCTACTTTTGGTTTTCAGAGCATGTCCTCAGTTCACTTCTCTCAGCAGCCTTTTTAGATGACCGTCTGATGTTAACCTTCACAGGGGAAGAATTAAAG gaaatgtttgaAAATGAAGAGCTGGAATCTGATCAGGAGATTGTGCAAGAG ATTTTCCTGGGCGCCTCTTACAATGACTCCCTGGCTAAAGTGTGGAGTCTCAGTCTTCCCCAAATTACCCTCCAGCCAAAAGGGGCCTTGGTGAAGTCAACTGTGGCCGTGGAGCTCAGTGTTTCTTTACACAGGGAGGAGATCCCGCTGATTATATATCTTGAACAG GGAGTCACTGCAACTGTGCAAGCTTCCTATGTGCAAAACAGACTGGATCTGCATCTCTCTGAGGTTTT GCTAGAGCCCCAAATGATTAGGTGCTCTTCAGATGTAGCTGTG ATCAATGAAACTCTAAGGTACATCTTGGAGAAAGTCATCACTGTTGCTGGTATCCCAGAAGTGATTTCAA AAATTGAGTCGACTCTAACATCCTTGATGAACAGCAGAGGACTTGACCTATTTGACCTCAGAGATTCTGAGATAATAACCAGAAAT ggATACTTCATTATACAGATAGACTTTGATTTCCCACACAGTTGGATCCGTGAGTTTCTGCAAAGAAATCTCTTGTAG